A stretch of DNA from Candidatus Methylomirabilota bacterium:
TCGCCCAGCCCGCGGTGACCCGGCGGGTGCAGCGTTTCCCCCGGCGTCAGTCGATCGTGAAGTGGGCTTCGGTGGTCTGGCCGGTGCGGCCGTTGATCGGCAGGATATCTTGCGGGCACGCCGAGAACGCGATCACCAGGTCCATCTCCGCCCTCAGCATCACGTAGCTGCCCGGCGTCGAGACCGGTTCGGCCCACGCCAGCGTCCCGTCCGCCGCCCACGGAATGTTCATGAACAGGTTGAGCGGCGACGGCGTGGCCGGCGCCCGGAGTCCCAGCGCGCCGAGTGCCGCGTGCAGATTGTCCCGGCAATTGTCGTGATGGCCCTCGACGCCGAGCAGGCGGTAGCGCGGAGCATCGCAGGCAGCGATCAGCGTGTCGTGCGCGCCGCCCGAGGTGTCCTCCACCAGGCTCAGGATCGGCCGGCGCTGGTTGGTCAGGAACGTGTCACCGACGGCGGCGCGCAGCCTGAGGAACCACGCGCGGCTGCACTCCATGGACATCCACT
This window harbors:
- a CDS encoding urea carboxylase-associated family protein, whose protein sequence is MATTERQTIPARRGVAARVGQGQRVTVINTHGAQVVDTWAFAAGDVTEWMSMECSRAWFLRLRAAVGDTFLTNQRRPILSLVEDTSGGAHDTLIAACDAPRYRLLGVEGHHDNCRDNLHAALGALGLRAPATPSPLNLFMNIPWAADGTLAWAEPVSTPGSYVMLRAEMDLVIAFSACPQDILPINGRTGQTTEAHFTID